In Trichoplusia ni isolate ovarian cell line Hi5 chromosome 17, tn1, whole genome shotgun sequence, the DNA window AGAGATCAGTCCGGTGAGGGTAAATcaatgatggtgatgatgatgatcggGGACGATGTGCTGGGCGTGACCCTCGATCTTCACGTCGGCGTTGAATctgtaacaagaaaaatattttgttaatccTCGTCAATAGGTGAGTGAATACTGAGATAGCAGAAGTAAATTTGGCAAAATTTTTAAACTTACCCGTTTTTATGGTCGGAGTGGTACTCAACAAGCCTGACAGTGCCGTCGGGCTGGTGCAGGCTGTACGCGCCCTTCACAACGTCACCATCGCGCGCCTCGTGCTGGGACTTGATGTCATGAGTGTGGGGGTCCGACACTTGGTAAGCGAACTCGTATTTAGGATGagactaaaacataaaatagcGTCATTAGATTCATGAAATTCGTTGGCAGTGAATTTAAAAGGATTCAGTTATAAGCCTTACGTAGTATTCAACGTGTTGTTCGGTGGCATGTCCGTGGTGAGCTGAGGAAGCTTGACCGTGGTGGACAGATTCGTGATGGTTGACAGTCTCATGTTGGGTGTGCTGTTCATGGTGAACGGGCTCATGGTTGTATTCCTGGTGATGGACAGTCTGGTGTTGGGTGTGCTGTTCATGATGAATGGGCTCGTGGTGATACTGTTCGTGGTGGACAGGCTCATGGTTGTATTCCAGGTGATGGACGGTTTCATGTTGGGTGCGCTGTTCATGATGGATTGGCTCGTGGTGGTACTGTTCGTGGTGGACAGGCTCATGGTGGTAGTCACCGTGGTTCTCCTCGTGGTGCGCGGGCTCGTGGTGGGTGGGGTGAGTTTGGTGGATGACAACGCTCTGCGAGGAGACGGCGTGTCCGTGACCGTGGTGGTCGTCGTGACCGTGGCTGTGGTCGTACTGCGGCAGTGCGGCGACTGTCGCGACGAGAGCGGCGGCTAAGATGacctaaaaattatattattagtggGTGTGTCTTAATTAGTATTACGATTTTTGTCAGTACGAAAATTCTAGCAAGAATTAAGacactaaaactattttttttttatccatttaagaaactaaatattcctataaaagtaaaatacgtTTACAACAGTAGAGCAAAGACtagttaatataaaacataatatgtcTAATCCTAAGGCCAGAATTATATAAAATCTCATTATTTAATCATATACCTTGTACATGTTTACGTGCTGTTCCTTCTTGGCTTACTAAAAGAGAAtgataattattcaaaaaacgtAACTccattttatacatattaatctGAAGGTACTGCATTTCACCACACAATATCAAACAGTGAAACTTGTTTGTATTTTGTCTGAAGGGAACTTGACCTTAAGTGAGACGctgaatggaaaattatttttaatgttctaaaaaaaaatacatatttttaacaagctacAAATCTGAGTGaagttaatttataagtagttattattatttttttacacaaaaatacataGAGTACTTAGTCTGTAATAACAATGTCGTAAATAGGATAAAGATGCCGAACCACGATTACCTATATTATAAGCTATATTATAAAATCAGAATACTTGTAATCTTAAGACACAAACATTGTTTAAGCAtctcattcaattttaataattgtttacatttgCTTACTGACCGCTGCATgcacaaaatgataaaatattaaaataggtaCATAGGCAGGACAAGGATGCTTATCTCATAAGAAATTCTACCGTCAAACCGGATGATAACGGATGATAACGGTAGTGCCTTCAGgctaaaattaaatgtgaacattgatctaattaaaaaagtatatagtATTTCGAATTCGgatcgaaaacaaaatattgacaaGGCGTTGAGAAGTGTCCACTAATACTTGTGGAAGACATAAACGCTTGTCTCAATTGTAATCAAACATGTGACACTTTTAACAAATCTGTTATTAGCATAAATTCGTAGCACTTTTACCAAAAAGTTGTTCATTTAATCTtcattatacacggtgattttttagtcgtcttacaaaagcagcccaattCATGTAACCGACgtacttggtacttggtacttggtgatgggctccttttccgcacgtaggctctaagtcggcccattgtgcgtcaaaACGTCAAagtgtaatgaatactttcatttcaataaatgctgatttgtttattacatgtaaaacttttgttgtccatagggtgataccaggagatcagatagtagtatttcatgagggttgtagctggggagcacgagggcggtaccaggagagcacgtagccgtagttgattagggtgataccaggagatcagatagtagtatttcatgaccttagagtaggtagcagtcatgaagggattaccagtagagcagtgagggttatagctgggtagcaggtactgtacgcgtgagagtagggtgggaccttagagtaggtagcagtcatgaggggattaccagtagagcaggtagcagtaatacatgaaggtggtaccattaaatcggggaatggtagtcaaaatcaaaaataaactagatatctattggcagcacccatgagtttggctctaagttgcagtagatgtatatgaaggtggttgcgatcttgctgaagggccgcgattagcataaaaaactaattcaatcggcaatattagtaaatcatgtgtttcttatttacaacctatatacaacttaaaatgattacttaaaaacaatcagcaatattatcatcgactctaaggcggtatgaagtccgccgggaaagctagtaaaaaataaaataacgaatacccctaggcgccatattttttttttatcaataactaagataataagtacgaagaaaaattaaacagagaaatatgaaataaactcttaaaaatgataaaaacaccgccACCCGCGCCNNNNNNNNNNNNNNNNNNNNNNNNNNNNNNNNNNNNNNNNNNNNNNNNNNNNNNNNNNNNNNNNNNNNNNNNNNNNNNNNNNNNNNNNNNNNNNNNNNNNNNNNNNNNNNNNNNNNNNNNNNNNNNNNNNNNNNNNNNNNNNNNNNNNNNNNNNNNNNNNNNNNNNNNNNNNNNNNNNNNNNNNNNNNNNNNNNNNNNNNNNNNNNNNNNNNNNNNNNNNNNNNNNNNNNNNNNNNNNNNNNNNNNNNNNNNNNNNNNNNNNNNNNNNNNNNNNNNNNNNNNNNNNNNNNNNNNNNNNNNNNNNNNNNNNNNNNNNNNNNNNNNNNNNNNNNNNNNNNNNNNNNNNNNNNNNNNNNNNNNNNNNNNNNNNNNNNNNNNNNNNNNNNNNNNNNNNNNNNNNNNNNNNNNNNNNNNNNNNNNNNNNNNNNNNNNNNNNNNNNNNNNNNNNNNNNNNNNNNNNNNNNNNNNNNNNNNNNNNNNNNNNNNNNNNNNNNNNNNNNNNNNNNNNNNNNNNNNNNNNNNNNNNNNNNNNNNNNNNNNNNNNNNNNNNNNNNNNNNNNNNNNNNNNNNNNNNNNNNNNNNNNNNNNNNNNNNNNNNNNNNNNNNNNNNNNNNNNNNNNNNNNNNNNNNNNNNNNNNNNNNNNNNNNNNNNNNNNNNNNNNNNNNNNNNNNNNNNNNNNNNNNNNNNNNNNNNNNNNNNNNNNNNNNNNNNNNNNNNNNNNNNNNNNNNNNNNNNNNNNNNNNNNNNNNNNNNNNNNNNNNNNNNNNNNNNNNNNNNNNNNNNNNNNNNNNNNNNNNNNNNNNNNNNNNNNNNNNNNNNNNNNNNNNNNNNNNNNNNNNNNNNNNNNNNNNNNNNNNNNNNNNNNNNNNNNNNNNNNNNNNNNNNNNNNNNNNNNNNNNNNNNNNNNNNNNNNNNNNNNNNNNNNNNNNNNNNNNNNNNNNNNNNNNNNNNNNNNNNNNNNNNNNNNNNNNNNNNNNNNNNNNNNNNNNNNNNNNNNNNACTTGGGCACTAAACAAAGCTGATAACGAGTTTTGCAGTAACAAGGCCGACTTGCTCGAGTGGAAGTGATCAATTTTCTCAACAATTTCACCGTCATCTTGAATCTTTTCAGAGGCACAAAACATTTAGCCAATTCAGCGCACAGGGGCCGACCGTGATAATAGAGCCTGTTGGCGGGGAGGGACAGTCATCACAAACATAAGCCATTAGCGTATTGTTAGCGTCTTTTCAAATGTACCCTCCATTTCGGGCTTTTTGTCGAGTATCTTTGagtttcaatatcaaaatacatttcatcataACGGAAATATGATACTGGAAGTAAACAGAGTACCGACAATCGTTATACAAGATATCATAGACTACATTGCCTTTCAATGTAATACAATGTTTAGTGAAATCATAGAATTGTCGCGTTGAATTCTATGTAGGGATATAGTAGTGTATGCCTTTATGGCAACCAGATAATCCTCGGTATTACTGTACATTAATGTGCGCTGCGGTCGTTGAGAAGGCTGGAACAGGTAAACCTGTGTAGCCGCAAACTCATGAACAGGTCGCGTGCGGCCGACAGACGATAGCGGCGTGAAGCCGGCCATTCTCCTCTGAACAAAGCTCCCCTGATCTAATCAACGCAACAATACACCTCGGATAACTCCACAATTGAGCTGGAAAATAAACCGTCCGCCACCCGTGCCAACACATccgatattttaaattacaaacaatataCGGAACGGATACAAACGAGTTTATTGTAGGCTGTGTGCGTCCGACAGCTGTTTTAGATAACGTGTGACATCCCTAGAATAAAGCTTTCACGAACGATTACACCGACAATGATGTACCCTCGTAACGTAACacgtaaacagttttaaaataattatatgttattgTTATCAATAATTCAGTGgttagttttcttttatatgtaatgtatagATACCACAACGTAAACACAAAGCAAGACAAGAATGAAGTTTCGACATTCATTTTTTGGACAAacagattatattttctttcggAATATAGGTTTCTTATATTCAAATATGATCATAATAACTACGAATAAGAaaccttcttttctttttcttcgtACCATGAATGCACAACCGTGTTTGAGATGCTTTTATATGATAAGCAACACAGAGTTCTAGGCAGTTCTATAACAATCTATCCCGCGAAACGTTTTTAAACGTCTGCTTAAACACAGAATGAAATATGGCCCCTCACGAATATAAGAAAAAGAGTTCCCATCTCCTTTTATTTATTCGCCTCAATAGCTTTGATCTTCGGCCCTTTGAAAACGCCTCTCAAGATTCACAAAATACgttaaataaatggttttatatTAGAGTATTCAACGTCGAATAACTGgatgaaatttaaacaaatgtacGCATTCATATTGCGATTAAAAGGCGATGACAAGGCTAATTtgcaaatttacaaaaaaaaggatCAAATGTTTTTAGGGACCATAATTGCATATATTAGTGAAAGCTAATGGACAGGGACTGGTGGGCAATGGGCAAAATCGTctgttcaattaaataatttaatacaccAAAGGAAAAGATTTTGTCTCCCTCTCTTCGGCtattcatatacatattttgactGGAGCATAACCCAAAAGCGATGATATCATTCAGTAAGTTTCATTTCGACGCTAGGCAGGTAGGTAATTCATAGAAAACCACTAGACCTTCAAAATGTACAATGACTAACAAACTATAATTAAACTGATGACTCATAATGATAGATCGGACCAATAAGATCGTTCGTGGTCACGGGCAGTCGAGTCAGTCAAGTAAATTATAAGTCTAATCCGTTGTTACTTGTTACCAATGAAATTCTCAATTGGCTCACTGACGATACTGTACCGAAGATCAAACCAAACCTGTTCCTAAAACATTTAATGGAACCAATTCCCACTGAAGTTAGTTAAGCTACTGCATACCATTCAAATTTATTCCCAGACCAATGAATTCCTAAAGCGGTGTATCGATATTACCTTGCCTAGAAagctttttgtaaattgaaaacAGGCTGAGGTTCGCAATGTCTAAATAAAGTTAGCTAAAAAGATTTGTTGAatagtaagttttatttcagCCTAGTTGTACCCACTAGAATACTTAATAAGGACCCTAAAACTGCGCGCTATAAGAAATAACATTCCACGTCGAAAGTTTCTTTAATTCTTCGTCCACGGCGTTTATCCATTTATTGTAAATCATAgagcaaattattaaatttgggAGAGTAACTTCGGGAAAGCAAGCAACTTTACACAATTGAAATTGTATTCATTGACCGGATGAATGCGACATCTTTGCGAATGTGGCATTAATTTCGATAGGCTATTGTGTTATGCAATACAATCCTTCCTGTCCGTTCCGGGCTCGTGGTCTAGCGCTGTGAGATGTCCGACGTCACAAACGGGTCGAGTGTGACTGACAAGCATGCGAGATAATGCGATCGCTGCCTAAACAAAGCGACGGCGCCTGATTTAATCAACGATTCTATACGAAGATCCTATGTAAGCACCTATCCGTCGTTGACAGATATAGAAAGAGGGACGTGACGCTAATTCGTAATTAAATTCAGacgttataaattatgtatacgAGTAATAAATCGAACATGGTTTGAGAGTCGAATCTTTAATTTGAATTGccactttatttacatttttatgagaaAGCTCGTTAAAGTTATgcagtacttaaatataaataggagGGTCGCTCAGCTATTTGTGATTGTTTAAGAGGTACTTAAATGTCGACACCGAAGGATCGATATAATTTACTAGGAATCGGCTGAGCTTTGGCCAACTTTTATCTAAGTACCTCAATACAGTATGAAAATTGTAGTGTTTTGTAGGAGaaattctataatttttttacctGCCGGCACAGCGTCAGTCGGTGTCATAAGCGTGCCATGATGTGTAATGTTTACGACGTCGTCAGACGGAGAGGAGCGCAATTGAGACGTTACGTTGTTTAGCGTGTGGTTCTGTGGGCCCCGTAACGAGCGCGCGCAACTTGCTTAATGCACGCGACAAATTACCCTCCGGAACACACGCGGATGGGTCCCCCTTTccttaattaaagtattttgtcaCTTTATAAATTGACGAAAGTGTTTGTTGTTTCATGTCTAATAGCCTTCTTCCTTCAAAGCATATGgttagtttttataaatttggcctaaaaattgcatttatttttaagtaatatagaaatagaaaaatatattgaccTTGTTGTAttatctgtcaaaacaaacaagtatgaaagaaattagtttaaattaactgGTAAGCTTTAATTACTTTAACCATTAAAATTCCTGCGATTGTCTActcaatgaatgaaaaaaaaaaattgatcttATGAGTGCTCAAGtggtacataaaaatattcttcaggTGAGGAATCCATCATTGTTTCATGATGATACACTTTATACTCCAAGCATTGCATCACACGGCAaagaatgaatgacaattgacTAAGAAGTTgctattatttgtaattaatgtacATGATATTACTGGTGACTGGTACATGATATTAAGTCAGAATACAACtttataggtacctatacttttgtactatattaataaatagaagGAACAAATCTGTACTTTTGCCCCGAGGAGACCGCTTACCTAGAATAAATTCTAAATCTTGCTAAATTTGATGAGTCAAGTATcactttattttgtgtaaagtgATGGATAGTCAATAATTAAGAcatgctaaattaaatataagtcagGTTATAAAAATTAGTTAAGTTACCTTAACTTTTCCatgaattatattgttttcatcTATTATATCTATATTGTAATCCAATGCCAAAGTGTGGCAGTTAGGAAATCAGGTAcagtaaatactaaatataaaagcaGGAAAATACAATGCCCTTAGGTAACTGCAATAATGAAATTCttcaaaagcacaaaatattgtcaatgtcataaagaatgaaaaaaaaatatgactaatatattgtttctgcttttttttgttactacaGCATTCTGCCACAAGGTACGTCCAACAGAGTCTATTTGCATTCGAGGATATGTACGAAATACACTAATAACCGATTAGATAAAAACCAAATGTGACcgataataacaaaaactagGCGATTCCATAAccttaaaacacaaataaccACCACCACAATCAATAATAACCTCaagaattctaaaaaaaatatcaaagctaaacaaaagtttcttaaaaataaaagaggtgAGTGATGTTTGTACCTTTCAATAAGCTTCCTCTACGATGACGGaatcttcaaaaataacatacacaacacAAACTCAGCAGTATTTAAGTCATATGAACACATGGAGTACACCAACATACACATAAATCgatctgttattttaatttgttttcattatgatTTCCCGTATCATATCGAAAATAATGCGTCCTTTCAGCCACCCACTCTCTAACCACGACATTATTCAACTCAAACGTTTTATTGTTGCAAGTGATTGTCAACACACGTTTTGTTACATCTGCGTTGGTCTTTTGAGTTTGagattacacaaataaatgttttgtgtgcCATTCTGATGTGCATTCgcgttgatttatttattttctatcattttttattgaaaaacattgGCAACATGTTATAACAACCAATactgctgtttttattttgttataaaaatcgtCAAGTTTAGAGtaaaacgatattttattttggtatttcatatgtttttccattaatttagtaaaaagaaTCAAATACTCCTACTTATGAATGTccttacttaattaatttatttataatgaatagGGCGAAAATTTTTACATTTCTGAACTGTGTTTGCATGTCAGTTGGTTCTTGGTTGTGACACTGACAGAACAGTAGATAACCTAAAAGATAGTCAGTCAATTACATCaacttattgaaaataattaataatgattagtaatttgtttaaaaacactgTGGCACTATGTATGCGAAGTCAAAATGCTATCAAATTTGCAGCAGCACCTCCTCGAGCCATACACACTACAAGTCCAGCAAATGACCTAATGGAATTTTTCGATGCTAAGAAAAATTGGGGAGAATCCAACATTAGAGTCGGCAGATCATGGAAAACCGATGAACTAAGAATCAAATCGAACACAGATTTACACAAGCTGTGGtatgttttgttaaaagaaCGCAACATGCTCTACACAATGGAGCATGAATGTAATGACAAAATGAGACTGTTTCCTAATCCTGAACGAATCGACAAAGTTCAAGAATCCATGAATAACATTGAAACAGTCATAAGGGAGCGTAATGTAGCATACTATCAACTCGAAACTGGTGAAACTAGAGAGCGGCCTGTAGAAGATGTTGTGAACCTCTTTGGGTTGCCAGACAAACACAAGAAGTCAGAATATTACTTACCTAAACATATGAACAAACGTTGGGTGCGACCATACCTCGAAAATGGCTTTATCAACAGTACTGCTGTGAAAAAATTCTACAGAATGTACAAAGAGAAAGAGTACAATATTGAAAGAAAAGCTCGCAACAGAGACTTCAACCACGTACAGCATCTACTGAAGAGATTCCCCGACATGGACATGGAGAAACTAAAAGCAGAATACCCAAATGTAGATATTGAGAAAGCCAAGCGCTCAAAGAAAGCCAGGGGACATTTTATGCCAAAATACTAAACAAACTGTAgtgtaattctatttttattttccttattattaggtaaataacattaaaaataatagaaacaaaatatggAGTATCATTATTTGTTCTTCTGGAAATACTGGTAAATGGTTGACATGTGACCAAAAAagatcaaaagaaaaaaaaaaaacaagcattatttaacagtaaaatatatatgtatacaaatCTAAGTTTACTTTTTACAgctgtcttaaaataataatttctaagcATGGCTTCATTACGGAACAGCAGaacaatacctacttaaaatataatctcATGTTGAGATTTACTATGCTACTTTAGAGagtcataaaaatcaattttggtCCAGATAATTATAcatctaattttaaacttatgttAACAAATTCAGTTCACAGTTCAGTCTAGCTATAACAAGCCTGCATTTTCAAAAATACGCAGAGCCTCTGGCACCCCTACACTTTTCAAACTCTGAAAAGCTAAAtgtaattcattaatatttttgagaatagatttatatttttttattatatgctCTGTGACTGCGTAAGAACCATATTCTTGCTTGTTTTGTGAAGAACTGTGATTAAGAGCTTGTTCGTTTAATTTGTCCCATGTTTCCTTTACAGAATGAATATCATATGTATCTATATATGCTTCTAGAGTTATGTATAAAGTATGAATAACATGATTTATACTTGGCTCAGACTCATTTTGT includes these proteins:
- the LOC113502633 gene encoding histidine-rich glycoprotein-like, with protein sequence MYKVILAAALVATVAALPQYDHSHGHDDHHGHGHAVSSQSVVIHQTHPTHHEPAHHEENHGDYHHEPVHHEQYHHEPIHHEQRTQHETVHHLEYNHEPVHHEQYHHEPIHHEQHTQHQTVHHQEYNHEPVHHEQHTQHETVNHHESVHHGQASSAHHGHATEQHVEYYSHPKYEFAYQVSDPHTHDIKSQHEARDGDVVKGAYSLHQPDGTVRLVEYHSDHKNGFNADVKIEGHAQHIVPDHHHHHH
- the LOC113502576 gene encoding 39S ribosomal protein L47, mitochondrial-like; translation: MISNLFKNTVALCMRSQNAIKFAAAPPRAIHTTSPANDLMEFFDAKKNWGESNIRVGRSWKTDELRIKSNTDLHKLWYVLLKERNMLYTMEHECNDKMRLFPNPERIDKVQESMNNIETVIRERNVAYYQLETGETRERPVEDVVNLFGLPDKHKKSEYYLPKHMNKRWVRPYLENGFINSTAVKKFYRMYKEKEYNIERKARNRDFNHVQHLLKRFPDMDMEKLKAEYPNVDIEKAKRSKKARGHFMPKY